A single window of Nicotiana sylvestris chromosome 3, ASM39365v2, whole genome shotgun sequence DNA harbors:
- the LOC138888419 gene encoding kinesin-like protein klpA, with translation MSQAELNWCEADLKKLTKERDALKCLYVKKEEEIRDLRADLAQDRKEEAKLDAQVTIILKEYGLLDPTVEANTSVSQLHQKLERIELLRGEVDQIKVNCDRWKENMDRLAAEKEATLAKLSLAEVQLQGINEKSSPHAEWIEELEVKLAEAKAEVGETKISADKSIAVYLDDVEDAQMQLRKASNRERRSNDLVMLLLSFDDDDDDEGNQDGSDNDEEPEREAAPEGETSPEHS, from the exons ATGTCCCAAGCCGAGCTGAACTGGTGTGAGGCCGATCTCAAGAAGCTTACTAAGGAGAGGGACGCCCTCAAATGCCTCTATGTGAAGAAAGAAGAGGAGATCAGGGACCTCCGAGCAGATTTGGCCCAAGATCGTAAGGAAGAAGCCAAGCTAGATGCGCAGGTAACTATCATTTTGAAAGAGTACGGTCTACTCGACCCAACTGTGGAGGCTAATACTTCAGTATCTCAGTTGCATCAAAAACTAGAGAGGATCGAGCTGCTCCGTGGGGAGGTCGATCAAATAAAAGTTAACTGTGATCGGTGGAAGGAGAACATGGACCGCCTTGCTGCGGAGAAAGAGGCTACCTTGGCCAAATTGTCATTGGCCGAGGTCCAACTTCAGGGCATCAACGAGAAAAGCTCGCCCCATGCTGAATGGATCGAGGAGCTCGAAGTCAAGCTTGCTGAGGCCAAGGCAGAAGTCGGGGAGACGAAGATCTCGGCTGACAAGTCTATAGCCGTGTACTTAGATGATGTCGAGGATGCTCAAATGCAGCTAAGGAAGGCTTCCAATCGAGAGCGACGAAGCAATGACTTGGTGAT GTTGCTTCTCTCCTttgacgatgatgatgatgatgaaggaaACCAAGACGGGTCCGATAACGATGAGGAGCCCGAAAGAGAAGCTGCCCCCGAGGGCGAAACCAGCCCCGAGCATAGttag